The proteins below come from a single Balaenoptera acutorostrata chromosome 2, mBalAcu1.1, whole genome shotgun sequence genomic window:
- the CERS4 gene encoding ceramide synthase 4, with protein sequence MWSSLNEWLWQERFWLPPNNSWAVLEDRDGLVYAHPQDMLMALPLALALVAVRFTFERFIGLPLSRWLGVRNQTRRPVKPNATLEKHFLMEGQRPTEPQMSLLATQCGLTLRQTQRWFRRRRNQDRPCLTKKFCEASWRFAFYLCSFIGGISVLYHESWLWTPVMCWDSYPQQPLKPALYHWYLLELSFYVSLLITLPFDTKRKDFKEQVAHHFVAITLIVFSYSTNLLRIGSLVLLLHDSSDYLLEACKLFNYTHWRRVCDALFIIFSLVFFYTRLVLFPTQILYTTYYESIANSGPFFGYYFFNALLMTLQLLHVFWSCLILRMIYSFVKKGQMEKDVRSDVEESDSSDGEAAQEYPQLKNRAAHRPGAAPTDGPRSRAARRMANGHTPAT encoded by the exons ATGTGGTCCAGCCTGAATGAGTGGCTATGGCAGGAGAGGTTCTGGCTACCACCCAACAACTCGTGGGCTGTACTGGAGGACCGCGATGGCCTGGTCTACGCCCACCCCCAGGACATGCTGATGGCCCTGCCCCTGGCTCTGGCCCTGGTGGCCGTGCGCTTCACCTTCGAGAG ATTCATCGGCCTGCCCCTGAGCCGGTGGCTGGGTGTGCGGAACCAGACCAGGAGGCCGGTGAAGCCCAATGCCACGCTGGAGAAACACTTCCTTATGGAAGGGCAGAGACCCACAGAG ccccagatgAGCCTCCTGGCGACCCAGTGTGGGCTCACACTGCGACAGACCCAACGCTGGTTCCGGAGACGCCGGAACCAGGACCGGCCCTGCCTGACCAAGAAGTTCTGTGAGGCCAG CTGGAGGTTCGCCTTCTATCTGTGCTCCTTCATCGGTGGAATCTCGGTTCTTTACCAC GAATCGTGGCTGTGGACGCCAGTAATGTGCTGGGACAGTTACCCACAGCAG CCCCTGAAGCCGGCCCTGTACCACTGGTATCTCCTGGAGCTGAGTTTCTACGTCTCTCTGCTGATCACGCTGCCCTTCGACACCAAGCGCAAG GACTTCAAGGAGCAGGTGGCACATCACTTTGTGGCCATCACCCTGATCGTCTTCTCCTACAGCACGAACCTGCTGCGCATCGGCTCTCTGGTGCTGCTATTGCACGACTCCTCCGACTACCTGCTGGAG GCCTGTAAGTTGTTCAACTACACGCACTGGCGGCGCGTGTGCGATGCCCTCTTCATCATCTTCTCGTTGGTCTTCTTCTACACTCGCCTCGTGCTCTTCCCCACCCA GATCCTCTATACCACATACTACGAGTCCATTGCCAACTCGGGCCCCTTCTTTGGCTACTACTTCTTCAATGCGCTTCTGATGACGCTACAGCTGCTGCACGTGTTCTGGTCTTGCCTCATCCTTCGCATGATCTACAGCTTCGTAAAGAAAGGCCAG ATGGAGAAGGATGTTCGCAGCGACGTGGAAGAGTCAGACTCCAGTGATGGGGAGGCAGCGCAGGAGTACCCGCAGCTGAAGAACAGGGCAGCTCACCGGCCCGGAGCAGCCCCCACTGATGGCCCTCGGAGCCGGGCAGCCAGGCGGATGGCCAACGGGCACACACCAGCCACGTAG